The genomic DNA TTGTCGCGATGCAGACACTGCACGCTGTCAATACGTGGTGGCAAAAGGATGCATGAAGATATAGGACACTGGAATGGAATCCAGGCAGACAGGGCAGGAGAGGGTGACTTACAATCCGCCTAGCAAAAACACGAACGAAACACCAAGCTTCCGCTGCCTCGACAGTTGAAGTTTCCACACCCTGGACTGCGGTATTGCCAGAACGACCATGTCGAGAACAAGGTTCACTATTCCGATGGTCACCCAGAATGCCTTGTTGTTGATGGTCGTCGAGGTGATGGAGAGGTTCCACTGGCCCTCGACCGGCGAGTTGGCGAAGATGAGGCCGCCCATGGCTGCGACGCAGTTTGCGATGACGACCAGGCCGACAGCCTTCATGAAACGTTTAACCGTATTGTCGATGGAAAATATTCGGTGATAAAAGCACAGGATAGAAAGCTTGGACAGCATGATGCCCAGGTTGTATATGACGTTGTTGGTGAGACAAATCTGGACAACTAGCTCAgcaggcggtcgcggcggtcgcggcggtcgcgtTCTAGAATGAGGACTTGCCTTGATGT from Purpureocillium takamizusanense chromosome 4, complete sequence includes the following:
- a CDS encoding uncharacterized protein (TransMembrane:4 (i27-47o67-86i106-126o141-164i)~EggNog:ENOG503P1JB~antiSMASH:Cluster_4.6) produces the protein MLSKLSILCFYHRIFSIDNTVKRFMKAVGLVVIANCVAAMGGLIFANSPVEGQWNLSITSTTINNKAFWVTIGIVNLVLDMVVLAIPQSRVWKLQLSRQRKLGVSFVFLLGGFVCIATTIRVIYMARIDVSDITYQFTIPGIWTCVEMNGSIICACLPAVYSLFKVKTRRDSRSESKSQASVAHAPGSPESERNKYLNLDTTPQAHERYYVQGAGLQRGKL